AAACCTCTCATAATATTCTGagcttttttctctttttgtttccTATAATTTTGTAagtatttcttttctttttcgcaatttttgtaagaatttttttctttttgttctgtTAGTAATGttctttaaataaaagaaaatcattgattctttttcttttatcttcgTATGTGATGATTTTTCTTATCGTTTTTGAAGGATCTGAGCCACGGTTGATAATCGAGTTTTTATAAGCGGTTGATCCTGGCattccaaaatttgaattgtgagtATCGCTTCTTCCgatcttttatttgtttatcgTATTAATGATATCTTTATGATGCAATCTTGGAGGCGATAAAATACTgctaatttataataatattatttctagaTATGTAATTTTGCACGAAAAGAGTACAGTTTAAATTTAAGATgatgatgttttatttatttatttgaataagaTTGTTATATTTGTCTTCATGTTTCTTGTACCTTCTATAAATTTGCTTtactttatattttcttaaaattacagTATTTTGGATGGTAGCTTTTGTTGCCTctatagttttaattttcttgcttCTTGCCGAAgtcattattttttctttcttttcttttgtgttttttaaataaattacgATGATGTTCGAGTTTTGAACTTAAACATGCTGTGATTTTTTGATActtaaatgcatatttttttgaatttctaaaTACTTTCAATATATATACTGTTTCATGGTTTTCTGGATACTTGAATCTATATGGGTTTCATGATTTCCGTATACTTAAAAGAATATGATGTTTCATGATTAGAATTGTTTTTGTCCAGAGCTCAAGGTATTGATTTTCCGTTCTTGATACGTGCATGTTTCATCTGACCTGTTTGTTCTGTTTTCTAATTGTAATTTAGGTGTGGCTGAATGATCTATGGAGACTAAGGGAGGGAAAAAGAAGTCTAGTAGTAGTAAGTCATTATTCTACGAAGCTCCTCTCGGTTACAGCATTGAAGACGTTCGACCAAACGGTGGAATCAAGAAGTTCAGATCTGCTGCTTACTCCAACGTAAGTGGCTGGCATATATTTGAGTTTTGCAGATCATGAACAAGGCAATTGTACTTGCATAAATCATTTGATGCTGACAAATCTTGTTCCTTGTTTTGCAGTGCGCTCGCAAACCATCCTGATATTCGTAACGCAAGTGCCCCCCTTCTGACCACTGTTAAAGTggtcaatttatttttatttgctttattaCTTAGTATTAATATCTATCTTCGGCCGGCTTCCTCCCCCTCTCTCCTTGCAACTGTTTTCTTTGTATCTACGATCTCCTCACTTGGCGTCTGTCTACTTTCTTTGTTTCTAAGAAACCCTGTTCTGGTATTTCCTTGGGCGACTTCACAATGGCGGTATCCGCAATTGGATTTGAGGGTTATGAAAAGAGGCTCGAGatttcattttttgagcctGGTGCCTTGGTTGACCCTGAAGGAAAGGGTCTTAGATCATTGTCAAGAGCCCAGCTGGATGAGATTCTTGGACCAGCTGAGTGCACTATAGTTTCTTCACTATCAAACTATCATTTGGACTCCTATGTCCTTTCTGAGTCTAGCCTCTTTGTTTATCCATACAAGATCATCATCAAAACCTGCGGGACAACAAAGCTACTTCTTTCGATCCCACCCATCTTGAAGTTGGCGGGTAGCCTTTCTCTTACCGTAAAATCTGTTCGGTACACTCGTGGGAGTTTTATCTTCCCTGCTGCTCAGCCATATCCTCATCGTTACTTCACTGAAGAAGTTGTTATTCTTGATAGCCATTTTGGCAAGCTTGGCGCTGGTAGCAAAGCTTATGAAATGGGTGGGCTGGATAAACAGAAATGGCATGTTTACTCTGCTTCTGCTGAATCTGTTAACACCAAAGCCCCTACTTACACTTTAGAGATGTGCATGACTGGTTTGGACACTGAAAAGGCTACAGTTTTTTACAAAGACGAATCGACCTCGGCAGCTTCGATGACCATGAAGTCTGGCATAAGGAACATACTTCCAAACTCTGAAATATGCGATTTTGAGTTCGAACCTTGCGGTTATTCTATGAATTCAATCGAAACCGATGCTATTTCGACCATTCATGTTACACCCGAAGACGGTTTTAGTTATGCAAGCTTCGAAGCTGTGGGCTATGATCTGAAAGAGTTGAATCTGGAGCAGTTGGTGCAAAGGGTTTTAGTTTGCTTCAAACCAAGTAATTTCTCTGTTGCCGTGCATGTGGATGTTGATTGTCACTCATTTGAACAGACCTGTCTGCTGGATGTTAAAGGATACCGTTGCCGGGAGAGTAGCATCGAAGAGCTTGGTTCAGGGGGTTCCATCATTTACCAGAGCTTCAACGGCATTGGGGGATGTGGATCACCTAGATCAACTCTGAGTTGCCTCTGGGAAGAGGAGGAagagtattattataattaaaacggcttattttcttatgttataattattaaataaattgctTCCCAGGCATTACCTGGTGATACAGCATGGGGTGTGTTTCTATTCTAGTACTTTTGTCTTTTATCAAGTCAATTGCTATGCCAGCAAACCTGAACTTGTTACTGCCATTTGTACGGCAGAATGTGGAGCTTctccattttttattattattatattacatgaaataatatgcGGCCTCTATTATACCTATAATTTGTTGGTTTAGTACTCTTTTCTTTAACTGTCAGCAACCAAGTATTTGCTATGTTATTTATTGGCTGAGAAAGATTGAAGCGGTGTTGATGTTGAAAAGGCAATCCTTTTTCATGCAAGCGTAGATGTGTTGGTAGAGACGTGTTTCTTTTATCCAAAGGGACTAGCTGTCCCAGTTTTGACGGATTACAAAGGACTTGTAGAAATGAAGCAATAAATTATTGGACACATAAAGCATATCCCTTGGATTTGATATGTCGGCCGTCCCTAATATTAAAGTTGTTCCCAAGCTTGAATATGATACACTAATTTTCGATTCATCAATTTCTAAAAaaggttaattaatttatccaagttcatataaattatttacatattgatAATCTATTTACAAACTAATCAATTTTTTCACTTTGTCATTTttctattatgtttttattatttccatgttttaaattttttattctctgGGTTTTccttcatatttttaattatttttcatattttacaaatttgttaagttaaaagaagataaagtaaaggaaaagcAGAGAAAGTAAATGAAAAGAGAAGTGAAAGAGAGGAAAGTTAAGTGATTTCAACTGTTTTTGTTTGAATTGATaggggaaaaggaaagaaatataataaatttgtttccttttctttacCTCCCTCCCCTCGGATtggaatgaaagaaaaattaacatTCAAAGGAAGGGTTAATGTACTAAGAATTTTAGAttgtttttctcaaaatttagggaaattAATCGCTTTTAGAGAGAGAATACGAAAACACTTGAGCATTTTCGTCCAACGATAAGCCAACGGTCATTTTTCCAAATGGTAAAAGATTCAACAACTAATTCAAACggctataatttttttttctaacaactaatttatttgttatatataacccaactcattttctctctttttcattcAAACCTTATTCTCACAATCCTATTCATCTGTTCTCTCAactattttattcttaattttttcattcattttctctcaaattcttcttgtttcaatattttattttattttattttcatatatttgacaTAACTAATTTGTTTGGATCACAAACGCATTTCCGGCATTCAATTacaagtaataataaaaaatatcattacattttttattttaattattataattattaagttgttaatattactaaattttttatgtttatatagtCAGATTGAAGATCGGATTATCAAGATGTATATACACAATTTAAATGCAACGACACTGCATATCATTGAACAACACTTGCAAGAGACGAGATTCTTGCACGTATCTTGTATGCTTAGGGGGACTAAATTGGAGCCCGCACTTATTAGGGCTTTGCTGGAAAGATGGAGACTCGAGACACACATATTCCATCTTCCATATGGTAAGTGTACAATTACATTGGAGGATGTAGCATTACAACTCGATTTATCACCGGTTGTTAAGGGGTTAGTGCATGTTGGAGATTGGAGTGCAATTTGCTACCAACTATTAAGCAAGGTGCTGAACAAGTTTAGTAGTAATCGGATAGAAATGAAATGGTTAGAAGATAATTTCTCATATCTCGACAACTCCTTTAATGCGATTGAAAGACAACAATTCGCGCGAGCATTCATATTGAGGTTAAGCAGAGGTCTTTAAATCTTGAAATCTGGTACATTTAAGGTGGCTCCAACAACTAGTCGACTTAAAAGAAGCTGGGAAACTCAGTTAGGGATCAGCTGTATTGGCGACATTGTATTGAGAGATGTGCCAAGTAATGGAAGCACAAAAAGTTAAAATCAGTGGTTGCATACTCCTTTAGTCATAGGCATGGTACTACctacttgtaacacccctaacccgtcttcGATGCTAGATTAGGATTATGGAGCATTACAGTGCAAAACAGAACCTTAAACATTGCAACATGGACCAACATGCAATTCACATATTATATccgataacataatttaaacatgatataaataCTTTTACGGGCCTTAAATTGGACTTAAGTGGCCCTAAAAACAGTTTGGGAACAATCAGAGACTTATTcgaatcaaaacaaaaactttaggccaaatttgaaaatttgtaaaataggcGTCATACGGTCATGTGGACATTCAAACtatgggacacacggccatgtcccaacccgtgtgtcaaaccgtgtaactcactgatttaggtcacatgaccgtgtcgcAGGCCATGTGTCAGACTGTGTGAAACCTGCACCTAAAAAATATGACACATAGCCATGCGAGGTGGTCGAGTgtggcacacggctgtgtgcaACAAAAAGTGCCCCTAAAACAAGCCATATCAAACTCAATTACTTGCATACCAATGCACACCATATCTAACCTATTTCACATGGTTAAAAGTACATTCAAAGCATAAAAAACATGCCAAATTCTCATCCAACCTTTGACTAaccaatatatcatcaataaactcTCCAATTCACACTTTAAAACCATTCAtgacttaaaattatattatcatatcTCAATCACATATATCATGAATACCAAAAGaccatttctttttaaattatacaatcaaaacttaccactttagatagtcaaaattaaaatgaccaactccataaaatttaagcatatacaagccaaatcaaactatatatatacaactaGACACAAGAAGAGCCAAAATACACCATGTGATCAAACTAGATAAGCATCTATTACATGCCAAAGCACATATATCATTTAATCACTTCAATGAACCAAACACATATCAATCAACTATTTCTTTCCTAATTTCAAAACACCATGCACAATCagtaacaaaatatattaaaacataccAAAGGTTGGCACAACCCAAAGCATATCAATTTAACATgcaaccctatacatgtcatttataaccataggttaaaacattcaaaaaccaGCAAAACGaatcaatggatagtgtgatcgtgCTCTGACGATGTTCCCAACCAGTCAAGCTTTCCGATGACCTACAAAGAAATGGAATAACTAACATAagcattaagcttagtaagctcgtataacaTGAACTTAGTCTTACTTaacatacaaaatttaaaccattcaaacatGAATTCATTTATATGCCAATTTCACATCTTTCATTTCTATACACACACGTTTCAAAGGTtagaaaatgaatcaataagACATATAAATACAACCAATCTTGAACATGTGTAATAAGCTTTTCCATCCAAATTCCATTCAACACTTAATTCACCATCATCAAATCTTATATCAATTCTTCACaacattaattttcaatttacaaattataaCCGGGTAACTTGccatacatatattcatatcaTTCCATTAATCCTTGATTGCCCGATGTACCTAAAGATTAGAAAATACTCATATATCCATTTTACTCTCTAAACCACCACAAATACAactaattaacatatttaaagactcatgaaatatataattacaacaATGCATTTATATTCATCACCAAACTATACTAGTCAAACATTCATATCATATTCCTACTTATAATACATATCTCACCTGAAACATGTTACCTGAATAGCAAACGATTGAAGGATGAGATACCGACCCTTTTCGTTGATATCCTTTTCGAATACATCCTTTTTAACCTTCTTTAATGGATCATTTATACATCATCAACATGGATCAACCTGTTATTGGAACCCGGTGCCTGATGGATAAATCGTAACAAAGTTTTGAGCCCAGCGCTAGTCGGATAAACTGATAATGTTTTACGCCCAGTGCTAGTTGGATAAACCGACGATATCAAATGTGTGCCCAGCACTATTCGGATAAACTGACAATGAGTTGCGCCCAGCGTTAGTCAGGTAAACTGACAATATCAAATGTGTGCCCAGCACTAGTTGGATGTACCAACAATGAGTTGTGCCCAACGCTAGTCGGGTAAATCGATGATATCAAATGTGTGCCCAGCACTAGTTGGATGTACCGATAATGAGTTGCGCCCAGCGCTAGTCGTGTAAACTGACGATATCAAATGTGTGCCCAACACTAGTTGGATGTACTAACAATGAGTTGCACCCAGCACTAGTCAAATAAACCGACAAATACATACATGATTATACCGTTTCACAATtcttcaattcataatttaaatcctTTACATTAATCTTCtatattaaatttctataatctgCTCCATAaccattttcatatatatatatatatatatttccataacattacatttaaaatactaataattcaaatacatattattgattatcaaattaaccgataatcaaaataattaaataaataaagtttgaatttaataaCTACGAACTTACCATGGCTAAActacaaaaacaacaaaagttCAGAGGCTAATCCacaactttctcttttcccgaTTATCAACTTGTtcatgatatataaaataatttatttcattttatcaacctcaatttcacataatatttaatttaatacatcttatttcttatttacaatatttacacattagCCCCAAACTTTTACTTGTTACTCAATTTGATCCCTAAGACCTAAACAtggttatttctaaaattaacccCTTTTCCcaaaaaaccaaattttaactACTTCAAACCAGCCCTTAATCATGCTAAATTTCTCAAGAAAACCTAATAAATTcaacattatatttatttaatccctaatcTTAAAATCACTCAAACCCACATTACCAAATAGCTAAAAACCCATCATTTACTTCAATccaaaacataaatatcaagaaacatcAAGAACATCAATGgacacactacaccaaaacaggcttttagtggcacttttagtggcgtttggacaaaaacgccggtaaaaatcaagcattagtaGCGCTTGtgagaaaacgccactaaaaattaagCTTTAGGGGTGATTCtaagaaaacgccactaaaaaaaTGCATTAGCGGTGTTTCTGCTGAAAACACCGCAAAAAAACCAAACTCAACAGCGTCGTTTGGTGATCTTCTGAAGGCTTTAATGGCGTTTTTATattagcgccgctaatgctgtgACTTTTAACGAGTTTTTAAGTATGCGCCGCTAATGGTAGGGtgttttagcggcatttttaatgaagcgccgctaatgttactgtttttagtggcgtttttggggAAGCGCCTCTAATGTTAGGGTTTTTACACTACACCataacaggtttttagcggcgtttttttaagcctttagcggcgctttttaacgccactaaatccaTTTCTGGCGCCTGAAGAAGCGacacaaaaaatgccgctaacgacaacgtcgctaacttttgcggcgcttaggaaaaaacgccgctaaagatcatgttctttagcggcgcttaggaaaaaaacgccgtaaaagatcatgttctttagcggcgcttaggaaaaaacgccgctaaagatcatgttctttagcggcgcttagaaaaaaacgccgctaaagatcatgttctttagcggcgctttggaaGAAAACGCCTCTAAAAGTAATGTTTTATAGCGGCGCTtgttcaaaaacgccgctaaaagtagtgTTCTTTAGCGCTTGTTTCACAAGCGCCACTTGTtttgatatgacttttagcgctttttaaaaacgccactaattttgggatttttttaaaataaaattttctgtttttttcagccctcctacaaaaacaaatcaaaagcaaccagatctaaactaaccaaaaacaataaatttatataatatttcaaattaaatgaataaaataatattaattgatataaataaaagttaatttcagacttttctttacaaaaacgttaaaagtatttatgcaacatacactatgacggcggaagttgcgactgctgaaacatcttcatcataatctgaagctgctgttgaagttcgtcgtactttttgctctgctctgcttctctcgatgccgcatcttTTTGAAGTCGTAGCTGTAGTTCTTCacatttcttttgaacctctgcttctatcactgcttctctcgctgcggcatctgcttccctcgctgccgcctctgATTTAAGTTATtgctgaagttcttcatatttcctttgaacctcaaatgtggtcgcttgcatctgagccatctggtcttttaacctctgaacttcagcttgaaatt
The nucleotide sequence above comes from Gossypium raimondii isolate GPD5lz chromosome 13, ASM2569854v1, whole genome shotgun sequence. Encoded proteins:
- the LOC105782895 gene encoding S-adenosylmethionine decarboxylase proenzyme, with the translated sequence MAVSAIGFEGYEKRLEISFFEPGALVDPEGKGLRSLSRAQLDEILGPAECTIVSSLSNYHLDSYVLSESSLFVYPYKIIIKTCGTTKLLLSIPPILKLAGSLSLTVKSVRYTRGSFIFPAAQPYPHRYFTEEVVILDSHFGKLGAGSKAYEMGGLDKQKWHVYSASAESVNTKAPTYTLEMCMTGLDTEKATVFYKDESTSAASMTMKSGIRNILPNSEICDFEFEPCGYSMNSIETDAISTIHVTPEDGFSYASFEAVGYDLKELNLEQLVQRVLVCFKPSNFSVAVHVDVDCHSFEQTCLLDVKGYRCRESSIEELGSGGSIIYQSFNGIGGCGSPRSTLSCLWEEEEEYYYN